Sequence from the Cydia pomonella isolate Wapato2018A chromosome 21, ilCydPomo1, whole genome shotgun sequence genome:
TATTACCTATAAGTGAAGTGAAAGCTGTATTTGCatgcaaataaatttaatattttgatcgATTGATTGATTAAAAGCGAGAGCTTTTTTTTTTGGAAGTTAATAAACGCAAATTCAATatctataaaacaatattaatcagGTTTTCTATTacaaatgaatatattttaaagtttgacaaaagTGTAATTCAATAGCGTTTCACATGTAACTATATCGTATTAAATGTGACCACGAAAGGCCCATAGTGATTATTTACACTCAATTGCCTCCGATTAGTGAGATTATCTAATACAAATTACACATGTCACCACACATTGAATGTTAAATAAGTCTTGTAAATTTATTGACAAACCGCTTAAGGAAGCCGTTTAGATTTGTGGTTTAATTGTGACATATATATTACGTATCAATTAGAATATGAATTAGAGAATAAATTGAGATTGAattttgctcggaaaacatattaaaactcaaaaatgcgcgttttcccagagataacaCCTAGCTAGATttatttttcgcccccgaaaacaaattagcaaatttcatcgaaatcgttagagccgttttcgagatccccgaaatatataatatatattatgtaagaattgctcgtttaaaagtATAAGATGTACGAGTAGGTGATCCATTGCGCGTGATAGAAGGAGGCGGAGGCTGGCTCAAAAGGTGAACTCCACTATCATCTTGACACATTAATCATTGAcattttatgtttgttttaattaatgttttattttaccagtgattttattatgcaattataatcaattaatttgaataatagcTTAATtgaaaatctatttatattctgatatgtaaaattaaatatataatgctTATCAACTAAATAAGCTAAGCGCCATGATTTCTGAATGTTCTTCTCGCTGTGGATAAATTTCCTGATTTCTATGTTTACCTAAATCGTAAGGGCATTACCCGGTTACCTGCGTGACATTGAACTTTACTCACTCCCTTATTTGTGTTTCCCTCTCATTTTCCGTTTACTATTTTCGTAATCATTATGTATTAATTTACCTAAAGTGTCGTACTTATTCATCGTCATCTAAACTCCTGTACGTAGGTTCCTATTAGAAGTTTTGGTTTCGGCATAGCAATATTTTTTCGGCCAAAGgttcggtttcggcataaaGCTAGAgattggccgaagggtgtcgtgtttcagAGGTTTCGGGGCAagctgccgaatccgacacaatagcagccgattcaacggagccacgccatTTTGTCGCgcaaatagtgtttagttttgattttataaaatGCATGTGTATGTCAGtctataaggtatttgtaatatggatcttgttgcctgaatcatttttttttttaataaataaataaaccttccGAAATTTTAGCCGCACCGAAACTGTATTTTCGATGTCCGGCCaaggtttcggccgaaactagagtAAAACCAAactttcggtttcggtttcgaaAAACAAAATCGCTTTGGATCGGAAAATAGTTCCTACCTTCACCTTTTTATgtgttagataaatatatacaagatCAAGGGaccaatttatttaaatattcgtaCATTAATGCATAATAACGATATAACAATTTATCTTAGAAATTCGTTGACATCAGGCCTGATTGATGATGTTTACTTGTTTTCTGAATATTTCTGATTGCCACAGCCGCAAGAATaccaggaaaaaatattttagctcTTCATTAATAAGTAATTACCTACATGTGTTGATATGTTTAAAATCAGAAGTTAAGAATGCTAAGATcacattaatatattttaatttactaatttCATTCGGTGCAACGGTGTTGTCCTAAAtaatggtaggtaggtacttatttagttaggtaatattttacttatacctaacccaaaaattattttttttacggttccgtacctcgaaaagaaaaaacggaacccttataggatcactttgttgtccgtgcgtccgtccgtctgtcagtcaagaccctttttatcaggaacgcgtggaggtacgagtatcaagctggaatttatatcaaatactcaggtctactgtgcCTTGGAGgtgtgaaaaaataaaacttctaagccaacgcaatcaaaagataaaGCCGTTTATGTCGTAaattccgcaaattttcgacactcgcaaggaaatcaaaacctacagggtacttcccgtgaactcagaatcttgaaatttggtacgaagcaacgtcttatagcacagataaaggaaaaattgcgaaaaccctaaatttttagttacatcactaaataataatacatacctacaggtttgtacggaaccctcggtgtgcgagtccgactcgcacttggccggtttcttttttaataaatatatacgttGAATATATTATATGCTTATTTCATTCAACCAGGGGACTCCAAAGAACGGTATTTAAATGACATCATAATCAAGTCTAAGTATACTTAGGTacttgtttgttttatattctCTTTACAAGCGAAAACCAAAGTCTAGACAGCTCAGCTACACAGGTTGTAAAACCTAGATTAATAGTGCATTAAATCACCGactaaataagtaattttagtcgatactTCAACGTTTGCGCTAGGCACAATTAGGCACCGGCACGTAGCGAGCGCGAAGGTCTATTGCGAAACGCGTGCCGCCGGGCATTAACGTGCATTTAGAGAAACATTTACTGTGGTCAGAAAAATATGTTCAATTGTATTTTagctattttagtttatttttctgcTAGTGAAGTGAATTAGACTAAATAACTCgataaatatgaattttattctcGACTTATATAGGTCCTCGCTGTTACGTTATGGTTTGAGTTTATGGTTGGTTTGGACATTGGGTGACAGTTCAATAAAAGATGGCTTCAAATAAtgtcttttaattatattgtacttGAAATAGTGAAAGAAACAACAAACATGGTGTCagaagtataaaataatagatgtgaaacacgaaaatgggtgaatcaagtaaaatttcatcaaacccggCAATTCTGCCGGCATTACAATACCCCCAATACTCGCATGGACATGCCCATATGCGGCCATTAGAATATAGTGCTTCAATGGAAGAAGATTGGAAACTATGGGTCCAAAAATTTAAGATATTTCTTCTTGCAGAGAACCTAGATACCGTTTCTGATGAACGTAAAATTGCACTGTTACTTCACAACATGGGGGACAAGGGCGTTGAGATTtataattcatttaatttagaggaaaaacaaaattttgatgatgtcttaaaaaaaattcaacgcTTATTTTATTCCAAAAGTTAACATCACAATGCAACGTCACAAGTTTTTTACAAGGGCGCAAGGACCTACAGAATCCTTTGACGATTTCCTTACAGACCTTCACAATAAGAGTATGACATGCAATTTCAGTGATAAGAGAGAAGAACTCGTCAGAGATGTTATTGTAATAGGTTTAGCCAATTCCGCAATGAAAGAGAGGCTTCTGCGCACGGAGGATCTTACTCTCCAGAAAACCGTCTCCATGTGCAGAGCAGCGGAATTATCGCAAAAACAGGTCACCGAACTAACAAATGAGATAGCTTCAACCTCGGTGCTCAACGTTACCACTGCGCCTGTGCATAACGTTAACAATGTCAATACTTCAAAAACAAGAAGAGTCAACACAAGAAAATGCTATCGCTGCGGCAACAACTGGGATCGTGCGCATCAATGCCCAGCTATAGGTTGCAAGTGCCAGAAGTGTGGTATTCCAAATCATTTTGCGAAAGTGTGCAGAAACAAACAGGTTGCAACCATAACAGAGAAACAGGACGAAGACGACAGCGAGGAGACTTTCTTCATTGGCTGTATCAACAGTGAGTGTGAATGTGAGTGGATTGAgactttaattataaataataaatatataaataccaaacTAGACACTGGTGCTCAAGTAAACTGCATGTCCTTAGCTACTTATAAGTCACTCAACCTTGATGAAAAATTTATAGTTAATAAACGCATTAAGTTAGTGACACTACATGATAAATGCATACCTGTCAAAGGTGTGTGCACCATTAAATCTTACCTCAAGAATGGAAAGTATGACAACATCGAATTTGTCATTGTCAGTACAGATTGTATGACTATCCTAGGCCTAAGATCTtgcatgaaattaaaattagttaCTAGAAACATGGTTGATTCTATAAATGTTTCAAATAATACTGACACAAATAAAATCATGGCAGAgtttactaatttatttaatggtATTGGCTGTTTTAAAAAACCCTATAAAATTGTATTACAGGAAAATGCAATTCCCAGAGCCGATCCACCTCGTCGGGTCCCTATAGCACTAAGACAAAGCCTTAAGGAAGAGTTGGACAATATGGTAAGACAGCAAATAATCACTAAAAATGAGGATCCGATGGAGTGGGTCAACTCTACCGTTGTGactaaaaagaagaacaatAAAATTCGCATATGTATTGATCCTCGATACTTGAATAAGTTCATTATAAGAAAACACAAGCAATTGCCAACAGTTGATGACATACTAGATAAGTTATCAGGCTCTAAATATTTCTCTAAACTTGATTGTAGCAGTGGGTTTTGGACAGTACAGCTTGACTCAGAAAGTTCAAAGTTATGTACATTCTCTACTCCATTTGGTAATTATTCCTATAAACGATTGCCATTTGGACTTTCCGTGTCAACAGAAGCATTTCAGGAACGCATGGAGGAAACATTTAGTGATATTGATAATGTACAATTTTATGTTgatgatttaataatttatgcTAGCACTGTGGAAGAGCATAATAAAGTGTTATTAAATGTACTGAAAAGAGCTCAAGAATGTAATGTCAAATTCAATAGGGAGAAGTCCCAAGTTCTGCGTAAAGAAATTTCATTTCTAGGTATGATTGTAAGTGACCAAGGGGTTAAACCTGATCCAATAAAAGTTTTGGCTATTTCTGAATTAAAATGCATTCGTGACAAGAAAGAACTTGAACGATTTTTGGGAATGACAAATTACCTGTCAAAATTTATCAACAATTACTCGACTATTACAAGCCCGTTGCGCGAGCTTCTTAAAAAAGACATATTATTTAAATGGCATCCTTGTCATGAAAATGCTTTTAATAAACTTAAGGAGGCATTAACAAACGCTCCCacacttaaattatttaatagcaATAAAGATATAGTCGTATCGGTAGATTGCAGCTCGGAAGGGGTAGGCGCCTGCCTTTTACAAGACAGACAGCCTGTTGCATATGCTTCTAAGGCACTAACTGAATGTCAAAAAGGTTATGCCCAGGTTGAACGCGAGATGTTTGCTATTGTGTTTGGATGCATTAAGTTCCATAAGTACATTTTAGGAAAACATGTCCTGGTTGAAAGTGATCATTCGGCATTAGaaatcttatttaaaaaaccCTTATCTCTAGTTCCTGTCAGACTACAAAGAATGATGCTTAAGATACAAGGATATGACATTACTGTTAAGTATGTGCCTGGAAAACAAATGTATATATCAGATTTTCTCAGTCGCTCTTTCATAGTTGATAAAAATGATGAAACAAAGCAATTTGATGAAGAGTTTAGCAAAGAAATTGTTTGTCATGTTGAGGTCATGATAGATTCGTTGCCCATTTCAAATGAAAAACGACAACTCATTGCCATGAAAACTAATGAGGATGCCACACTGTCTTGCGTAAAAGGCTATATTCATAATGGTTGGCCAAATTCTAAAAACAAACTAAATGATTTAGTAAAATCCTTTTGGAATTTTCGCAATGAATTGTCTCTAGTCGACgaaataattttaagaaataatCTAATTGTGATACCAGTAGCATTACAGAAAATGatgttaaaaattattcatGAGGGTCACTTAGGATTAAATACATGTCTTAGAAGAgctaaaaatgttattttttggcCTGGATTGACAAGTCAAATTAAAGAACTTTGCAACAACTGTCAAATATGTGCCttgtttagaaaaaataatactaaagaACCAATTCATTTTCATGACGTACCTAAACTACCTTGGTTAAAGTTAGGCACTGATCTTTTTgaatttaataaacaatattatctGGTTGTTGTAGATTATTATAGTAAATTTTTTGAAGTGGTTCGAATAAATGACTTGTCTTCAAGGACCATTATCAA
This genomic interval carries:
- the LOC133529727 gene encoding uncharacterized protein K02A2.6-like; translation: MVRQQIITKNEDPMEWVNSTVVTKKKNNKIRICIDPRYLNKFIIRKHKQLPTVDDILDKLSGSKYFSKLDCSSGFWTVQLDSESSKLCTFSTPFGNYSYKRLPFGLSVSTEAFQERMEETFSDIDNVQFYVDDLIIYASTVEEHNKVLLNVLKRAQECNVKFNREKSQVLRKEISFLGMIVSDQGVKPDPIKVLAISELKCIRDKKELERFLGMTNYLSKFINNYSTITSPLRELLKKDILFKWHPCHENAFNKLKEALTNAPTLKLFNSNKDIVVSVDCSSEGVGACLLQDRQPVAYASKALTECQKGYAQVEREMFAIVFGCIKFHKYILGKHVLVESDHSALEILFKKPLSLVPVRLQRMMLKIQGYDITVKYVPGKQMYISDFLSRSFIVDKNDETKQFDEEFSKEIVCHVEVMIDSLPISNEKRQLIAMKTNEDATLSCVKGYIHNGWPNSKNKLNDLVKSFWNFRNELSLVDEIILRNNLIVIPVALQKMMLKIIHEGHLGLNTCLRRAKNVIFWPGLTSQIKELCNNCQICALFRKNNTKEPIHFHDVPKLPWLKLGTDLFEFNKQYYLVVVDYYSKFFEVVRINDLSSRTIINHIKSMIARHGCPLEIVSDNGPQYSCKEFKEFADTYGFKHITSSPDYPKSNGLAESSVRIVKSLLKKCKEDNTDPYIALLNFRNSPKENSPSPANLLFNRNLNDRCPVSTNYLKPKIYTRNFYLDKELQDKVGYHYNKTARPLKELKIGQSIMFKKKISDDRWQKGIVVNKTNFPRSFIVEDEQGRRYRRNRQHLRSINNYQSTNSNVNPNSYVINYDSDDCECDSSYKVEETDDREIIDTSQSNNGINDTPAPNLDLYKTRSGRIVKPPSRLIES